A single genomic interval of Vulpes vulpes isolate BD-2025 chromosome 3, VulVul3, whole genome shotgun sequence harbors:
- the FRZB gene encoding secreted frizzled-related protein 3: MARGGPGELLLLLRSGLLALAAPSLLWAPGARAAACEPVRIPLCQALPWNMTKMPNHLHHSTQANAILAIEQFEGLLGTRCSPDLLFFLCAMYAPICTIDFQHEPIKPCKSVCERARQGCEPVLVKYRHAWPESLACDELPVYDRGVCISPEAIVTADGADFPMDSSNGNCRGTSSERCKCKPVRATQKTYFRNNYNYVIRAKVKEVKTKCHDVTVVVEVKEILKASLVNIPRDTVNLYTSSGCLCPPLSVNEEYVIMGYEDEERSRLLLVEGSIAEKWKDRLGKKVKRWDMKLRHLGLNKSDSSHSDSPQSQKSGRNANPRQARN; encoded by the exons aTGGCGCGCGGCGGCCCcggggagctgctgctgctgctgcgctCCGGCCTGCTCGCCCTGGCCGCGCCGAGCCTGCTCTGGGCGCCGGGGGCGCGGGCTGCGGCGTGCGAGCCGGTGCGCATCCCgctgtgccaggccctgccctggaaCATGACCAAGATGCCCAACCACCTGCACCACAGCACCCAGGCCAACGCCATCCTGGCCATCGAGCAGTTCGAGGGGCTGCTGGGCACGCGCTGCAGCCCCGAcctgctcttcttcctctgcgCCATGTACGCGCCCATCTGCACCATCGACTTCCAGCACGAGCCCATCAAGCCCTGCAAGTCCGTGTGCGAGCGCGCCCGGCAGGGCTGCGAGCCCGTCCTGGTCAAGTACCGCCACGCCTGGCCCGAGAGCCTGGCCTGCGACGAGCTGCCCGTGTACGACCGCGGCGTGTGCATCTCGCCCGAGGCCATCGTCACCGCGGACGGAGCGG ATTTTCCTATGGATTCTAGTAACGGAAACTGTAGAGGGACCAGCAGTG AGCGCTGCAAATGTAAGCCTGTCCGAGCCACGCAGAAGACCTACTTCCGGAACAACTACAACTACG TCATTCGGGCTAAAGTTAAAGAAGTAAAGACCAAGTGCCATGATGTGACCGTGGTCGTTGAGGTGAAGGAGATTCTAAAGGCTTCCCTGGTAAACATTCCAAGGGACACCGTTAACCTGTACACCAGCTCTGGCTGCCTGTGTCCTCCGCTCAGCGTCAACGAGGAGTACGTCATCATGGGCTACGAGGATGAGGAGCGCTCCAG attaCTGTTGGTGGAAGGGTCTATTGCTGAGAAATGGAAGGATCGACTTGGTAAAAAAGTCAAG CGTTGGGACATGAAGCTCCGTCATCTTGGACTGAACAAAAGTGATTCTAGCCACAGTGATTCCCCCCAGAGTCAGAAGTCTGGCAGGAACGCCAACCCCCGGCAAGCACGCAACTAA